TGATGCAACACAACGACGCCCAGGTGATTGCAGTCGCTGACCCGGCGGAAGAATCCGATTCAACAGGACTGCGAATCTATCGCTCAGTGAACGGGCGAATGCCGTTCAAGTCGGAAATCGAAGGCTACTACGCCCAGAAGACGCCCAACCACGGTTGCAGCGCGTACGAAGACTTCCGCGTCATGCTCGACAAGCATCCTGAGATTGATGCCGTCGTGATCTCCACTCCCGATCATCAGCACGCTCATGGAGCTGTGCTTTCCATGCGGGCGGGCAAGCACTGCTACTGCGAGAAGCCGCTGACGCACAACATTCGCGAGGCTCGGCTGGTGGCACAGGTCGCCAAAGAGACCGGCGTCGCCACGCAGCTCGGCAATCAGGGGCATTCGCGGGAGACAATGGCCCAGACGATCGAACTGGTTCGTTCGGGAGCCATTGGGCCGATCAAAGAAGTTCATTCATGGGTCCCGACCCGCCGCTGGAATCCGGAACTGATGGCTCCGCCGACCGAGAAGCAGCCTGTTCCCAAAGGCCTGAACTGGGATCTGTGGGTTGGACCGCGGCAGATGCGCCCCTTCAATTCCGCCTATGTGCCGGTCCACTGGCGTGACTTCTGGGAGTTCGGCTGCGGCGCCCTCGGCGACTTCGGCTGCCATGATCTCGACTCTCCAACGTGGGCGTTGAACCTGTTCGCTCCATCGACCATTGAAGCTCACAACGTGGGGCAGACGCATCCCGATCTCGCGCCGCACGGCACCATCTGCTACTTCCATTTCCCGAAGGTCGGCGATCAACAGGAGTTGAAAGTGACCTGGTACGATGGCGGTGTGAAGCCGGAGTTCCCCGCGGCAGCCGATCCGGTTCGGAACCGCTACGCCCGTGGCGTGATGTTCGTCGGCAGCAAAGGGTATCTGCTCTGTGAAGGAGCGGGCGGCACGCCGCGTATGGTGCTCAACGACGAACTCATCGAGAAGCCGGAGCTTCCCGCTCAATCGATCCGTCGCGTGCAGGATCACTACCGCGACTGGCTCGACGCCTGCAAGGGTGCCGAACCGGCTCTCAGCAACTTCGAATACGGTGCGAAGCTGACCGAAATCACGCTGCTCGGTGTCCTCGCGGTCCGGCTCGGTGGTCAGAAGCTGCACTGGAATCACGACGACATGAGCGTTGAGAACAACTCCGACGCCGAACGAATCATCAACGGCTCCTACCGAGAAGGGTGGGAGCTCGTGTAATCGCTTTTTCTTTCCAGCTGCGCTCGGAAAACTCGCCTTTCATTTTCCCAAAACGGTCGACTTTATGCGATTTTCCCTCCCTCGTGTTTCCCTCCTTTTCTCCTTTTGTGTGTTGATTGCGGCGGGGCTGTGCAAAGCAGCTCCGGACCAGGACTCTGCAAAGCTTGATCATCGAAAACTCGATCGGTTCATCGATGAATCGGGGGAGTCGCAACCGATCAAGACCGCAGCCGACTGGCAGAAGCGACGGACCTCCATTCTCGCCAACATGCAGGCGGTGATGGGGCCTCTGCCGAAACAGGCTCAACAGGAGCGCCCCGTCGAGTTCGAAGTTCTCGATCAGACTGAGACCGAAGACTTCATCCGTCAGACGATCCGCTTCAGTGCCGAACCGGGCGATCCGGTTGTTGCCGACCTTTACACGCCCAAAGCGGGCGATGCCCATAACCGCCCCGGCGTCGTCGCTCTGCATCCGACCGGTGCCCAGGGCAAACGCATCGTCGCCGGCGAAGGTCCGCGAAATAACCGCCAATACGCCGTGGAACTGGCCCGACGTGGCTACGTGGTCATCGCTCCCGACTATCCTTCGTTCGGTGATCTGAAGGACTATTCGTTCGCCGATGACGAATACGTCTCCGGCACGATGAAGGGAATCGTCAACCATATGCGGTGCGTCGATGTGCTGCGTTCTCTTGATGGCGTCGACGATGAACGCATCGGCGTCATCGGGCACAGCCTTGGTGGACACAATGCTCTGTTTCTCGCCGCCTTCGATGAACGGGTGAAAGTCGCCGTCACCAGTTGCGGGTGGACTCCCTTCCATGATTACAAGGAAGGCAACCTGACCGGCTGGACGAGCGACCGTTACATGCCGAAGATCAAGACCGAGTACGATCTCGATCCGAACAAGGTGCCGTTCGACTTCCCGGAAATCATTGCAGCGATTGCTCCGCGAGCCGTCTTTTCCAGCTCTCCCACGCGGGACGACAATTTCGATGTCGAAGGAGCCCAACGCGGAATCGCCGAAGCCTCCAAAATCTTCAAGCTGCTCGACGCTCCCGATCAACTCCAACTGCTCACACCGCCGTGCGATCATGACTTCCCGACCGAGATCCGCTCCGATGCCTACAAGTTCATCGATCAGAATCTCAATCACAAGCCGCTCGCCGAACTCGATTTCGGCAGCGAACTCCCCCGCATTCCGGCTGTTGAACTGCCGGATGTCCTCGACTCCTTCAAAGTCGTCGACGGCTACAAGATCGAGCTGACCGCAGCCGAGCCGCTGGTCGTCGATCCGGTCGCAATGAGCTTCGATGAGAACGGAGCGTTGTGTGTGGTCGAGATGCGCGGGTACTCCGAAGACGATGGTCAGAACCTGGGTCGCATTCGCGTGCTGACCGATGAGGATGGCGATGGCACCTTCGACAAGAGTGCGGTGTTCGCAGACGGGCTTTCCTGGCCGACGGCTATCATCTGTTACGACGGCGGCCTCTTTATCGGAGCCGCTCCGGATATTCTCTATCTCAAAGATATCGACGGCGACCAGCAGGCCGATGAGAAGAAGGTCGTCTTCACCGGTTTCGGCAAACGGAACGTGCAGGCGTTGCTCAACAGTTTTCGCTGGGGACTCGACAACCGCATTTACGGAGCGACGAGTTCCAACGGGGGCGTCGTCAAGCGGCCCGAGCAGCCCGATTCGGCTGGTATTGATCTGCGAGGTCGCAATTTCTCATTCGATCCGAAGACCCTCGAACTTCGTCCTGAAAGTGGAGCCGCCCAGCACGGGATGGCATTTGATGACTGGGGCCGAATGTTCGTCTGCTCGAACAGCAACCATTTCCAGATGGTGATGTATGAAGATCGCTACGCGGCTCGTAACAAGTATCTGAAGGCTCCTTCGTCGCTGGTGTCTGTGGCTGATGACGGAGCCCAGGCGGAAGTCTTCCGCATCAGCCCGCTTGAGCCGTGGCGAATTGTGCGAACGCGATTGCGGGCATCGGGCCGTGTGAAAGGCGTCGTCGAATTCGGCGGCAAGTATTCGGGCTACTTCACCTCGGCGACCGGAATCAACTTCTTCCGCGGCGACGGCTGGTCGAAGGCTGACCGGGGCACGGCGATCATCGGCGACGTCGGGAACAACATCGTTCACCGCAAGCAGGTCTACGACGACGGCATTCTCCGCAAGGGGAAGCGAATTGACATTCAGACCGAGATGATCGCCTCCACTGACATCTGGTTCCGCCCGGTGCAGTACGAAAACGGTCCCGACGGTGCTCTGCATGTTCTGGATATGTATCGCGAAACCATTGAGCACCCCTGGAGCCTGCCGGAAGAGATCAAGAAGTTTCTTGACCTGACCAGCGGCCGCGATCGCGGGCGGCTGTATCGCATCACAGGAGAAGACTTCAAGCAGCGGCCCGTTCCTCAACTGGCCGAAGCCGATATCTCAACTCTGGTCGAGTTACTCGAGCATCCGAACGCCTGGCATCGGGAAACGGCCAGTCGCCTGCTGTATGAACGGCAGGATCCGCAGACGGTCCCGGCCATCAGGTCTTCGTTTGAGTCGATGTCCGCCCCGGGAAAGATGCACGCCCTTTACGTGCTGCTGGGTGCCGATGCCCTCGACGAATCGCTGATTGCCCGCAGCTTCGATGATGCCGAGCCGCAACTCCGCCGGCACGCCGTGCGATTGAGCGAGCACTTCCCCGACTCGTCACTGCTTCAACAGAAGCTGGCAGCCGCTGTGAACGACCCTGCCCCAGCGGTACGCTATCAACTGGCGTTCACTCTCGGCACCTTCCCGCAGTCATTCAACGCTCCCCTGATTGCCGACCTGCTCAAGCAGAGCGGAAGCGATTCCTGGATGCGGTTCGCTCTGCTGACGTCAGTCGATCAGCAGTTGCCGCAGGTCATGAATTCGCTGGCATCCGACAGTCAGTTCCTGAAATCGTCCGCTGCTCGTCCGGTCCTCGAAAGTCTGACCGATCTTGTCGCCCGCCGTGGCAACGCCGAGGAAGTCGACACGTTCGCCACCAGCCTTCTCAACAACGGTGGACTCCCTTATGCATTTCGCTCGAAGCTGTACGGACAGTTTGCAGCAGCCGCTGGCGGAAAGTCGCAGCAGTATACCTCGCTGAACGAATGGCGGAATGAATTCCTCAAGCAGGCCCGAGCCAATGCCGAGGACGAGAAGGCTCCCGTCGCCCAGCGGCTCGATGGGATTGCCGCCCTTTCGGTTTCCACGGAAGCGTCCGATCGCGAGTTGCTTCTCGATCTGCTCGATCCACGCAGCCCGGAAGCCATTCAGCTGGCCGCCCTCAACACCCTGGTGGCGATCGGCGGGGAAGAAACCGACGATTATCTGATCGACGTCTATCCGCAGTTCAGTCCCACGCTGCGAAAGCAGGCTCAGGTGGCTCTGTTCTCCCGACCGACCTGGACAGCTTCTTTGTTGAAAGCCGTCCTCGCCAGCCAGCTTCCGAAAGCCGATCTCGATCGGTCTCAACTGCAGATTCTGAAGACATCGAAGTCGAAAGAACTGAAACAACTTGCCGGACAGGTCAGCAGTCTCTTCGAAGATTCCTCGCGGAACGTCGTGATTGACCGTTACCGCCCTGCCCTGGAGATGTCCGGGGATATCGATCACGGTCGGCAACTGTTCCTGAAGTCCTGTTCCAGCTGTCATAAGCTCGAAGGAAAAGGCAAAGCGATCGGGCCGAATCTGGCCAGCTTCAAAAATCGCGGCAAGGAAGCGGTGCTGACCAATCTGCTCGATCCGAACCGCGAAGTGACGCCCGACTACCTGACTTATGTCGTTGTCACCGTCGACGGCCGGACTTACACCGGCATGCTCGCCAACCAGAGCGCGACCACGATCTCCCTGCAGAGAGCCGAGGGAGAACCACTCGTGCTTCTCCGGGCCGACATCGAAGAAATGCGGACCAGTGGCATTTCACTGATGCCGGAGGGGCTTGAAAAAGACCTCGATGTCGATGCCGTGGCCGATCTTCTCGCGTATCTGATGCAGGCCGAATAGTCGCGTTCCGCATGAATCACAGGAGTTGACTTCGATGAAGAGTTATCAAAAGGTCCTGCTGGTCGCGACGCTTCTGCTTTTCGCCAGCCCTTCGACATTCTGTCAGGCGGCTTCGTGGAAAGCCGGGACTGCCAAACTTGATATCACACCGGTCACGCCGATGTGGATGTCGGGGTACGCGAGCCGCACGAAACCGGCTGAGGGCACACTGCACGAACTGTGGGCCAAGGCACTGGTGCTGGAAGATGCGAACGGCAAACGAGCCGTCGTGCTTTCGCTCGATCTCGTTGGCATCAGTCGCACGACGGCGATGAGAGTGACGAATGGACTTAAAGAGAAATACGGCATCGAACGAGCCGAGATCGCGATCGCGACTTCACACACTCACTGCGGTCCCGTGATGGGTGAGACGCTGGAAACGATGTACTTCCTCGATGAAGAACAGAGCCAGCGCGTTGTCGATTACACGAACGAGGTCGTCCCCCGTCTCGTCGACCTGGTGGGCGATGCTCTCGCGAAGCTGCATCCGGTGACCTTCGAATACGGAGTTGGTGAGGCGACGTTCGCCGTGAACCGCCGCGAGAACCCCGAGAAGGAAGTCCCCGCTCTCCGGGAAGCCGGGAAACTCAAAGGCCCGAACGATCATGCCTTACCCGTGCTGTTCGTCAAAGACGAGAACGGCAAGGTCGAATCGCTCCTGTTCGGTTATGCCTGTCATGCGACCACGCTTTCGTTCTATCAATGGTGTGGCGACTGGCCCGGTTTTGCGCAGATCGAACTGGAAAAGCAGTTCCCCGGGGCAACGGCGATCTTCGTCGCCGGCTGCGGAGCTGATCAGAATCCGCTGCCTCGTCGCGAAGTCGAATTGGCCGAGAACTATGGCAAGCAGATTTCAGCCGGCGTCGACGCCCTCTCTCCACAGAGGTTGACTGAGCTGACCGGCGAGATCACAACAAAGTACGTCGAAATCGACCTCCCCTTTTCGCAGTTGCCGACACGTGAGCAGCTCGAAGTCGACAAAAAGTCCTCGAACAAGTACACGGCCAATCGCGCGAAGAATCTGCTTCAAACGCTCGACGATGAGGGGAGTCTCGACAAGAGTTACCCCTATCCGATTCAGGTCTGGTCGATCGGCCCCCTGAAGATGGTCTTTCTGGGAGGCGAGGTCGTCGTCGACTACTCGCTGCGGCTCAAAGCCGATTCCGGAAATCCCCAGCTCTGGGTCGCCGGTTACTGCAACGACGTCATGGCGTACATTCCCTCTCGCCGCGTGCTGCTGGAAGGCGGTTACGAAGGAGCGACGTCGATGGTGTATTACGGCCTGCCGACAACCTGGGCTCCTCAGGTGGAAACGCTCATCGTCGACCAGGTCCAGCAATTCCTGAGTGAATAATCCGAATCACTTCGCGCTCGCGTCCCGCCTTCATGGAGATCTGCACAATGAAACTGAGATCGACCGCCCTCCTTCTTCTCCTTCTCCTCTCGTGGACCGCGTGGCTTCCCGCCGCGGAAACTCAGCTGCGTGTCGGCACCTTCGACGTCGATGCCTCCCCGCCCGTCGGAAGTCTGTTGGCGTACGATCCGGTGAAGGACATTCAGTCTCCGCTCAGCTGTCGCGGGATCGTGATCCTCGGCGCCGACGATCCGATCGTACTTTGCGCGATCGACTGGCTGGGAGTCTCGAACGATGGTCAGCGAGTCTTCAAGGAGAAGTTGGCTCAGGCCGCCGGGACCACTCCGGAGCGAGTCGCCGTGCATGCGATTCATCAGCACGACGCTCCGCGTTGCGACTTCTCGGTCGAAACCATACTCGCCCAGGCCGGCGTCGGCGGAGGCCAGTTCGATCCCAATTTCGCCCGCGTCGTCATTCAGAACGCCGCCGATGCGGTCCGTGAAGCAACGAAGTCCGCCACTCCCGTTGACTCCATCGGGCTTGGCGAAGGGATTATCGAGAAGGTTGCCTCGAATCGTCGGGTTCTGGGACCTGACGGGAAAGTCCAATACACGCGATACACGGCTACGAAAGATCCGGTTGTTCGCGCCAAGCCGGTCGGCACCATCGATCCGGCCGTGAAGCTGATCACGTTCTTTAAAGGAGACGAACCGGTCGCCGTGCTGACTTACTACGCGACGCATCCGCAAAGCTACTACCGGACCGGCCTGGCCAATCCCGACTTTCCCGGCATGGCCCGCAATGCCCGGCAGGATGAAACCAGCGTGCCGCACATCCACTTCAACGGAGCTGGCGGCAACATCGGAGCCGGGAAATGGAACGATGGCTCGAAGGAGAATCGCCAGATCCTGGCCGACCGCGTGGAAGCGGGAATGAAGTCGGCCTGGGAGACGATGAAGCGACAGCCGATTTCCGCAGACGATGTCTCCTGGGCGACCGAACCGGTTCTGCTGCCGCTCGCCGATCATCTTGTTGAAGAGAATCTGCAGAAGATCGTTCATGATCCAGAGTCGACGCCGCTCGATCGCCATCACGCTGCCAAGCATCTGGCGTGGATGTGGCGGTGTCAGGCGGGCGACACAATCGACATTGGCTGCCTGACGCTGAAGAACGCTCGCGTGCTGCACATGCCCGGCGAGTTGTTCGTCGAGTACCAGCTCGCCGCCCAGAAGATGCGGACCGATCTGTTCGTCGCCATGGCGGCTTACGGCGAGTATGCCCCGGGTTACATCTGCACGGAGATCGCGTATTCTCAGGGAGGATACGAATCAAGCGATCGAGCTTCGCGTGTTTCTCCGGCGGTGGAGAAGGTGTTGATGGACGCGATGGCTCAACTGCTGGAAAGTTCGAACGTGAAAGAGTGAGGCATGTCTGACCAGACGCTCCGGGACCATGTGACCTGGCTCCTCAACGGTGGTGGAGCTCATCTCGATTTCGAAGCGGCGATCGCGGATCTTCCTGAGGAAGCCCGCGGTCGCAAAGCTCCTGGGCTCCCGCACACCGCCTGGCAGCTGCTCTGGCATCTCCGCATCTGCCAGTGGGACATTCTCGAATTCTCCCGCAACGCCGATCACGTCTCCCCAGAGTTCCCGGACGGCCTCTGGCCGGAGACTGATGGTCCGCCCGAGCCGGCGGACTGGGACCGCACGGTCGATGCCTTTCGCGAAGAACATCGCCAGATGGTTGCGCTGTTCAATGACCCGTCGGTCGATCTGTACGCGAAGATCCCGCATGGAGACGGCCAGACGATTCTCCGCGAAGCGCTGCTCGTCGCCGATCACAACGCCTATCATCTCGGCCAGCTGGTCGATCTTCGCCGCTGTCTCGGAGAATGGGATGGCTGAGCTTTCGAATCTGTTTTCGGATCTGCCGAAGTCTCTCCCCGAAGAGCTCATCGAAGTCCTCGCGGCAAACAGTCATCTCCGCATTGAACGGATCGTTTCGACCGGACAGCACAGCCCGCCCGACTTCTGGTACGATCAGGATGAAGCTGAGTGGGTCGCGCTCCTGAAAGGTTCCGCGACGCTGGAGTTCGCCGACGAACAACGCCCGGTCGAGCTGCATCCGGGCGATTACATTCTGATCCCCGCTCACCAGAAGCATCGCGTCGCGAAGACATCGACCGATGAGCCGACGGTCTGGCTGGCGATCTTCTTCAGGACAGGCTGAGAAACTTCAGCAGGATCTCGACCGCCTGTTCCAGTTGCTTCACTTCGATCCACTCGTCCTTCGTGTGAGCCTGCGCGATATCTCCCGGTCCGAAGACGACTGTCGGCATTCCCAGCAGAGCGAACCGCGAAGCATGGGTTCCATACGGAACGCCGATCGCTTCGGTATCCACAATTCCGCTGGCGGCCGCAATCAGCTTTTCGGCCAGTTCCGCATTCCCGGTATCGTTCAATGGCTGGCTGATCGTGTCGGGCGGCAGGAATTCGAAATCGACTTCGCAGTTGGCCCGCAGCCACGTCTCGGCTGCTGCGATCGCCGCAGCGGCTTCCTCGCCCGGCACGACGCGACGATCGATCTCAATTCGGCAGCAGTCAGGAACGATGTTCACACTCGATCCGCCGGCAATGCGCCCCACACTCATCGTCGCACTACCACACAGGTGATGCGCAGGGACTTCCGTCTTCAAGAGGTGACTGTACTGCTCCAGGGCCCGCACAACGTCCGCCATCCGGTAGATGGCGTTAACTCCTCGAGAGGGGTCGCTGCTGTGGACCGCCACGCCGTTCGTCTGCACCTTCCACCGAGCGGCCCCCTTATGAGCGACAACCGGATTGAGGCCGGTCGGCTCGAAGACAATCGTCTGATCAATCTCTCCGAAGGTCGCCAGGAGCCCGTCCCGCTGCGACTCGAGTCGTCGGATCAAATCGGCGGCTCCCTTCTGTGTCCGTTCTTCGTCGCAGGTGCAGGAAAAGATGATCGTTCCGTGCATATGAGCGGAATCGGCTCTGAGCCGCTGCACGAGCTCAAGCATGACTGCGAGCGAGCCCTTCACATCGCAGCTGCCGCGACCGAACAGACGCCCTTCCTGTTCGAACGGCGTGTAGGGAGCAATCGTCATCCCGGCAACAGGGACCGTATCGGTGTGAGCGTCGAGCAGTGTGCAGGGGCGATCAGCATTTCCGGGAAGAACGGCGATGACGTTTCCGCGTCCGGGTTCGACTTCGTGGTACTCGCAGGG
This region of Rubinisphaera margarita genomic DNA includes:
- a CDS encoding cupin domain-containing protein; translation: MAELSNLFSDLPKSLPEELIEVLAANSHLRIERIVSTGQHSPPDFWYDQDEAEWVALLKGSATLEFADEQRPVELHPGDYILIPAHQKHRVAKTSTDEPTVWLAIFFRTG
- a CDS encoding Gfo/Idh/MocA family protein, with the protein product MLHDPRSTSSPSASTPSLNRRSFLKQASQTFAAGAAFSLVPRHVLGGPGFVPPSEKINVAIIGCGGRARSNLKGVMQHNDAQVIAVADPAEESDSTGLRIYRSVNGRMPFKSEIEGYYAQKTPNHGCSAYEDFRVMLDKHPEIDAVVISTPDHQHAHGAVLSMRAGKHCYCEKPLTHNIREARLVAQVAKETGVATQLGNQGHSRETMAQTIELVRSGAIGPIKEVHSWVPTRRWNPELMAPPTEKQPVPKGLNWDLWVGPRQMRPFNSAYVPVHWRDFWEFGCGALGDFGCHDLDSPTWALNLFAPSTIEAHNVGQTHPDLAPHGTICYFHFPKVGDQQELKVTWYDGGVKPEFPAAADPVRNRYARGVMFVGSKGYLLCEGAGGTPRMVLNDELIEKPELPAQSIRRVQDHYRDWLDACKGAEPALSNFEYGAKLTEITLLGVLAVRLGGQKLHWNHDDMSVENNSDAERIINGSYREGWELV
- a CDS encoding DinB family protein, with protein sequence MSDQTLRDHVTWLLNGGGAHLDFEAAIADLPEEARGRKAPGLPHTAWQLLWHLRICQWDILEFSRNADHVSPEFPDGLWPETDGPPEPADWDRTVDAFREEHRQMVALFNDPSVDLYAKIPHGDGQTILREALLVADHNAYHLGQLVDLRRCLGEWDG
- a CDS encoding M20 family metallopeptidase, which produces MRELVAIPSQNPMGAAVEGDGWFEAGMTDWLGRFFHEINVPCEYHEVEPGRGNVIAVLPGNADRPCTLLDAHTDTVPVAGMTIAPYTPFEQEGRLFGRGSCDVKGSLAVMLELVQRLRADSAHMHGTIIFSCTCDEERTQKGAADLIRRLESQRDGLLATFGEIDQTIVFEPTGLNPVVAHKGAARWKVQTNGVAVHSSDPSRGVNAIYRMADVVRALEQYSHLLKTEVPAHHLCGSATMSVGRIAGGSSVNIVPDCCRIEIDRRVVPGEEAAAAIAAAETWLRANCEVDFEFLPPDTISQPLNDTGNAELAEKLIAAASGIVDTEAIGVPYGTHASRFALLGMPTVVFGPGDIAQAHTKDEWIEVKQLEQAVEILLKFLSLS
- a CDS encoding neutral/alkaline non-lysosomal ceramidase N-terminal domain-containing protein, with translation MKSYQKVLLVATLLLFASPSTFCQAASWKAGTAKLDITPVTPMWMSGYASRTKPAEGTLHELWAKALVLEDANGKRAVVLSLDLVGISRTTAMRVTNGLKEKYGIERAEIAIATSHTHCGPVMGETLETMYFLDEEQSQRVVDYTNEVVPRLVDLVGDALAKLHPVTFEYGVGEATFAVNRRENPEKEVPALREAGKLKGPNDHALPVLFVKDENGKVESLLFGYACHATTLSFYQWCGDWPGFAQIELEKQFPGATAIFVAGCGADQNPLPRREVELAENYGKQISAGVDALSPQRLTELTGEITTKYVEIDLPFSQLPTREQLEVDKKSSNKYTANRAKNLLQTLDDEGSLDKSYPYPIQVWSIGPLKMVFLGGEVVVDYSLRLKADSGNPQLWVAGYCNDVMAYIPSRRVLLEGGYEGATSMVYYGLPTTWAPQVETLIVDQVQQFLSE
- a CDS encoding PVC-type heme-binding CxxCH protein, whose product is MRFSLPRVSLLFSFCVLIAAGLCKAAPDQDSAKLDHRKLDRFIDESGESQPIKTAADWQKRRTSILANMQAVMGPLPKQAQQERPVEFEVLDQTETEDFIRQTIRFSAEPGDPVVADLYTPKAGDAHNRPGVVALHPTGAQGKRIVAGEGPRNNRQYAVELARRGYVVIAPDYPSFGDLKDYSFADDEYVSGTMKGIVNHMRCVDVLRSLDGVDDERIGVIGHSLGGHNALFLAAFDERVKVAVTSCGWTPFHDYKEGNLTGWTSDRYMPKIKTEYDLDPNKVPFDFPEIIAAIAPRAVFSSSPTRDDNFDVEGAQRGIAEASKIFKLLDAPDQLQLLTPPCDHDFPTEIRSDAYKFIDQNLNHKPLAELDFGSELPRIPAVELPDVLDSFKVVDGYKIELTAAEPLVVDPVAMSFDENGALCVVEMRGYSEDDGQNLGRIRVLTDEDGDGTFDKSAVFADGLSWPTAIICYDGGLFIGAAPDILYLKDIDGDQQADEKKVVFTGFGKRNVQALLNSFRWGLDNRIYGATSSNGGVVKRPEQPDSAGIDLRGRNFSFDPKTLELRPESGAAQHGMAFDDWGRMFVCSNSNHFQMVMYEDRYAARNKYLKAPSSLVSVADDGAQAEVFRISPLEPWRIVRTRLRASGRVKGVVEFGGKYSGYFTSATGINFFRGDGWSKADRGTAIIGDVGNNIVHRKQVYDDGILRKGKRIDIQTEMIASTDIWFRPVQYENGPDGALHVLDMYRETIEHPWSLPEEIKKFLDLTSGRDRGRLYRITGEDFKQRPVPQLAEADISTLVELLEHPNAWHRETASRLLYERQDPQTVPAIRSSFESMSAPGKMHALYVLLGADALDESLIARSFDDAEPQLRRHAVRLSEHFPDSSLLQQKLAAAVNDPAPAVRYQLAFTLGTFPQSFNAPLIADLLKQSGSDSWMRFALLTSVDQQLPQVMNSLASDSQFLKSSAARPVLESLTDLVARRGNAEEVDTFATSLLNNGGLPYAFRSKLYGQFAAAAGGKSQQYTSLNEWRNEFLKQARANAEDEKAPVAQRLDGIAALSVSTEASDRELLLDLLDPRSPEAIQLAALNTLVAIGGEETDDYLIDVYPQFSPTLRKQAQVALFSRPTWTASLLKAVLASQLPKADLDRSQLQILKTSKSKELKQLAGQVSSLFEDSSRNVVIDRYRPALEMSGDIDHGRQLFLKSCSSCHKLEGKGKAIGPNLASFKNRGKEAVLTNLLDPNREVTPDYLTYVVVTVDGRTYTGMLANQSATTISLQRAEGEPLVLLRADIEEMRTSGISLMPEGLEKDLDVDAVADLLAYLMQAE